Proteins from one Streptococcus mitis B6 genomic window:
- a CDS encoding class I SAM-dependent methyltransferase, which translates to MIDKVIEQYKSHDNLDIRVELHKKYSKNKLGFNNWIFSNYQITDEVKVLELGCGTGELWKSNSDSIDKMKQLVVTDFSKDMVKTTKSVIGNRDNVNYEIMDIQKISFENVTFDIVIANMLLHHVNDIPKALSEVNRVLKTEGIFYCATFGENGVVNYLANLFKDEVNQDLENKTFTLQNGKRYLSRYFNTVDTLLYDDELQVTSIDDLVKYIQSFKGISGIGSLEEEIIRKRLESEFNNGMLIIPKEYGMFIARKES; encoded by the coding sequence ATGATTGATAAAGTAATTGAACAATATAAAAGTCATGATAATCTTGATATTCGAGTAGAATTGCATAAGAAGTATTCAAAAAATAAATTGGGATTCAATAATTGGATATTTTCTAACTACCAAATCACTGATGAAGTAAAGGTTCTAGAATTGGGATGTGGTACAGGAGAACTTTGGAAAAGTAATAGTGATTCTATAGATAAAATGAAGCAGTTGGTTGTTACAGATTTTTCTAAAGATATGGTAAAAACAACGAAGTCAGTAATTGGAAATAGAGACAATGTTAACTATGAGATAATGGATATTCAAAAGATTTCTTTTGAGAATGTAACGTTTGATATTGTTATTGCTAATATGCTTCTACATCATGTGAATGATATTCCTAAAGCTCTCTCTGAGGTGAATAGGGTATTAAAAACCGAAGGCATTTTTTACTGTGCTACATTTGGCGAAAATGGAGTTGTAAATTATTTGGCAAATTTATTTAAAGATGAGGTTAATCAAGATTTAGAAAATAAAACGTTTACTTTACAAAATGGTAAAAGGTACCTGAGTAGGTATTTTAACACTGTCGATACATTACTCTATGATGATGAGTTACAGGTGACTAGTATAGATGACCTGGTTAAATACATCCAATCGTTTAAAGGAATTTCAGGAATAGGTTCACTGGAAGAGGAAATAATACGTAAAAGATTGGAAAGTGAGTTTAATAATGGTATGTTGATTATTCCTAAAGAATATGGTATGTTTATCGCTCGAAAAGAAAGTTAA
- the groES gene encoding co-chaperone GroES, translating into MLKPLGDRVVLKIEEKEQTVGGFVLAGSAQEKTKTAQVVATGQGVRTLNGDLVAPSVKAGDRVLVEAHAGLDVKDGDEKYIIVGEANILAIIEE; encoded by the coding sequence ATGTTGAAACCATTAGGAGACCGTGTGGTCTTGAAAATCGAAGAAAAAGAACAAACTGTTGGAGGTTTTGTCCTAGCAGGTTCAGCCCAAGAAAAAACCAAAACAGCTCAAGTTGTGGCTACTGGACAAGGTGTTCGTACCTTGAACGGTGACTTGGTTGCTCCAAGTGTTAAAGCTGGAGACCGTGTCTTAGTTGAAGCTCACGCAGGTCTTGATGTCAAAGATGGCGATGAAAAGTACATCATCGTAGGCGAAGCTAACATCTTGGCTATCATTGAAGAATAG
- a CDS encoding IS1182-like element ISSmi2 family transposase, which produces MYKDYNTNQLSLEVNLAYDIPSNHEARMISLFVDSIPSQVLLEETSHTGRPAFHPAMLMKMTLFAYARQVFSGRKIVQMNSEVIPMKWLSQDTYVSYKTINNFRSSKHANNLIKTAFIYFTLLMRENGMIEDDALFIDGTKLEADANLYSFTWKRAIDKYEAALNGKISQLYDQLIQEGVNLALSKEERETSQGLEELLEKTEATLVEIEQAIEEEPKVIKGGSANRQKRRRIKKIRKQLKDDFLPRKQRYEEARKILEDRNSFSKTDHDATFMRMKEDHMQNGQLKPGYNVQAATNGQYVLDFDIFPNPTDTRTLKPFLQSIQTLDLFNYIVADAGYGSEENYRFIIDELEKIPLIPYTMYQKELTKKYQTSTDNPMNWEYLEDTDQFIKPDGVVYSFKNYSSRTDKYGFQRDFKIYEADKVQDTPELEQLAKTDSGNQKQIHYNPTWNYFKELLKQTLHSEEGSRIYAKRKIDVEPVFGRLKSVFGVRRVHVRGKQAVSTEIGFIFMSMNLTKLAKNLASKTSTIQKPHSISFSLIGFKTGITVWFYLEASFCPASLFF; this is translated from the coding sequence ATGTATAAAGATTATAACACAAATCAGTTAAGTTTGGAAGTAAATCTTGCCTACGATATTCCATCAAATCACGAAGCAAGAATGATTAGCCTCTTTGTAGACAGTATCCCTAGTCAAGTTCTATTGGAAGAGACCTCTCACACTGGTCGCCCTGCCTTTCATCCAGCCATGCTCATGAAGATGACCCTGTTCGCTTACGCTCGTCAAGTGTTCTCTGGACGTAAAATCGTTCAAATGAACTCAGAAGTCATTCCCATGAAATGGTTGAGCCAAGATACCTATGTTAGCTATAAAACGATTAATAACTTCCGCTCCAGTAAACATGCCAACAACCTAATCAAAACTGCTTTTATTTACTTCACTTTACTCATGCGTGAGAATGGGATGATTGAGGATGATGCCTTGTTCATTGATGGAACAAAACTAGAAGCTGATGCCAACCTCTATTCTTTCACTTGGAAAAGAGCTATTGACAAATATGAAGCAGCCTTGAATGGGAAAATTTCCCAGCTCTATGACCAGCTGATTCAAGAAGGAGTAAATCTCGCCTTATCTAAAGAAGAACGGGAAACCAGTCAGGGTTTGGAGGAGCTACTAGAAAAAACGGAGGCTACCTTAGTTGAAATAGAACAAGCTATTGAAGAAGAGCCTAAAGTGATAAAGGGTGGGTCTGCCAATAGACAAAAACGCCGTCGGATAAAGAAAATCCGTAAGCAATTAAAGGATGATTTCCTTCCTCGTAAACAGCGATATGAAGAAGCTAGAAAAATTTTAGAAGACCGCAACTCTTTCTCAAAAACGGATCATGATGCCACCTTTATGCGAATGAAGGAAGACCATATGCAAAATGGGCAACTGAAACCTGGTTATAATGTCCAAGCGGCTACCAATGGTCAGTATGTCCTTGATTTTGATATCTTTCCAAATCCAACAGACACTCGCACTCTGAAACCTTTCCTCCAATCGATTCAAACCCTAGACTTATTCAACTATATCGTAGCAGATGCTGGTTATGGTAGCGAAGAAAATTATCGTTTTATCATTGATGAATTGGAAAAAATACCGCTTATTCCCTACACCATGTATCAGAAGGAATTGACTAAAAAGTACCAGACGAGCACAGATAATCCAATGAACTGGGAATATCTTGAGGACACGGACCAGTTTATAAAGCCCGACGGCGTAGTTTATTCTTTTAAGAACTACTCTAGTCGAACTGACAAGTATGGCTTTCAACGTGATTTCAAGATTTATGAGGCTGATAAAGTTCAAGACACTCCAGAGTTAGAACAGTTGGCTAAAACAGATAGTGGAAACCAGAAACAAATCCATTATAATCCAACTTGGAATTACTTTAAGGAACTCCTTAAGCAAACATTACATAGTGAAGAAGGCTCTCGAATCTATGCCAAACGGAAAATCGATGTTGAACCCGTTTTTGGTAGATTGAAGAGTGTTTTTGGCGTGCGCAGAGTGCATGTCAGAGGGAAACAAGCTGTCTCAACAGAAATAGGATTCATCTTTATGAGCATGAATCTCACCAAGTTGGCCAAGAATCTAGCCTCTAAAACATCCACTATTCAAAAACCACACAGTATTTCTTTCAGCTTGATTGGATTCAAGACTGGAATCACTGTGTGGTTTTATTTAGAAGCTAGTTTTTGCCCAGCCTCTTTATTTTTTTGA
- a CDS encoding epoxyqueuosine reductase QueH, protein MIDVEEILSKMNPNQKINYDRVMQKMVQVWEKNEQRPTILMHVCCAPCSTYTLEYLTKYADVTIYFANSNIHPKAEYHKRAYVTKKFVSDFNERTGNTVQYLEAPYEPNEYRKLVRGMEEEPEGGDRCKVCFDYRLDKTAQVAMDLGFDYFGSALTISPHKNSQTINSIGIDVQKIYTTHYLPSDFKKNQGYKRSVEMCEEYDIYRQCYCGCVYAAQAQNIDLVQVKKDATAFLLDKDVEKDYSHIKFTVTKLDI, encoded by the coding sequence ATGATCGATGTAGAAGAAATTCTGAGCAAGATGAACCCCAATCAGAAGATTAATTATGACCGTGTCATGCAGAAGATGGTACAAGTATGGGAGAAAAATGAGCAACGGCCAACCATTCTCATGCATGTTTGCTGTGCCCCTTGCAGTACTTATACACTAGAATATTTGACTAAGTATGCAGATGTGACCATCTATTTTGCCAATTCTAATATCCATCCCAAGGCAGAATACCATAAGCGTGCCTATGTGACTAAAAAGTTTGTCAGTGATTTCAATGAGCGAACTGGAAATACGGTTCAGTACCTAGAAGCTCCCTACGAACCAAATGAATACCGTAAATTAGTCAGAGGAATGGAAGAAGAGCCAGAAGGTGGCGACCGTTGTAAGGTTTGCTTTGACTACCGACTAGATAAGACAGCGCAAGTGGCTATGGATTTAGGTTTTGACTACTTTGGCTCAGCCTTGACCATCAGTCCTCATAAGAATTCTCAAACCATTAACAGCATCGGAATCGATGTGCAAAAAATTTACACAACCCACTATCTTCCCAGCGATTTCAAGAAAAATCAAGGCTACAAACGTTCAGTAGAGATGTGTGAAGAGTATGACATCTACCGTCAATGTTATTGTGGATGTGTCTATGCAGCCCAAGCCCAGAATATTGACCTGGTTCAAGTTAAGAAGGACGCTACTGCGTTTCTACTGGATAAGGATGTTGAAAAAGACTATTCCCATATCAAATTTACAGTTACAAAATTAGATATATAA
- a CDS encoding phage holin, with protein sequence MTQFNEFIIAFATGFLAVATGSIVKAVKDYLLRKGGEKAVKIAEILAKNAVHAVEQVAQETGFKGDEKLEQARDKVRAELTKYNISMTDKDLDTFVESAVKQMNDAWKGQE encoded by the coding sequence ATGACACAATTTAATGAATTTATTATCGCTTTTGCGACAGGCTTTTTAGCAGTGGCAACAGGCAGTATCGTAAAAGCAGTGAAAGACTACCTTTTGCGCAAAGGTGGAGAGAAAGCTGTAAAAATCGCTGAAATCCTAGCTAAAAATGCAGTTCATGCCGTGGAGCAGGTAGCTCAAGAGACTGGATTTAAAGGTGATGAAAAGCTGGAGCAAGCTCGTGATAAAGTCCGAGCTGAGCTTACAAAATACAACATCAGCATGACCGACAAAGATTTAGACACTTTTGTAGAGTCTGCTGTGAAGCAGATGAACGACGCTTGGAAAGGACAAGAGTAA
- the groL gene encoding chaperonin GroEL (60 kDa chaperone family; promotes refolding of misfolded polypeptides especially under stressful conditions; forms two stacked rings of heptamers to form a barrel-shaped 14mer; ends can be capped by GroES; misfolded proteins enter the barrel where they are refolded when GroES binds), translating to MSKEIKFSSDARSAMVRGVDILADTVKVTLGPKGRNVVLEKSFGSPLITNDGVTIAKEIELEDHFENMGAKLVSEVASKTNDIAGDGTTTATVLTQAIVREGIKNVTAGANPIGIRRGIEAAVAAAVEALKNNAIPVANKEAIAQVAAVSSRSEKVGEYISEAMEKVGKDGVITIEESRGMETELEVVEGMQFDRGYLSQYMVTDSEKMVADLENPYILITDKKISNIQEILPLLESILQSNRPLLIIADDVDGEALPTLVLNKIRGTFNVVAVKAPGFGDRRKAMLEDIAILTGGTVITEDLGLELKDATIEALGQAARVTVDKDSTVIVEGAGNPEAISHRVAVIKSQIETTTSEFDREKLQERLAKLSGGVAVIKVGAATETELKEMKLRIEDALNATRAAVEEGIVAGGGTALVNVIPTVANLELTGDEATGRNIVLRALEEPVRQIAHNAGFEGSIVIDRLKNAEVGTGFNAATGEWVNMIDQGIIDPVKVSRSALQNAASVASLILTTEAVVANKPEPVAPAPAMDPSMMGGMM from the coding sequence ATGTCAAAAGAAATTAAATTTTCATCTGATGCTCGTTCGGCTATGGTTCGTGGTGTTGATATCCTAGCTGATACCGTTAAAGTAACCTTGGGACCTAAAGGTCGTAACGTTGTTCTTGAAAAATCATTTGGTTCTCCATTGATTACCAATGACGGTGTGACTATTGCTAAAGAAATCGAATTGGAAGACCATTTTGAAAATATGGGTGCCAAATTGGTATCAGAAGTAGCTTCAAAAACAAATGATATCGCAGGTGACGGGACTACAACTGCAACTGTTTTGACCCAAGCAATCGTCCGCGAAGGAATCAAGAACGTCACAGCAGGCGCAAATCCAATCGGAATTCGTCGTGGGATTGAAGCAGCAGTTGCCGCAGCAGTAGAAGCCTTGAAAAATAATGCCATCCCTGTTGCCAACAAAGAAGCTATCGCTCAGGTTGCTGCCGTATCTTCTCGTTCTGAAAAAGTCGGTGAGTACATCTCTGAAGCCATGGAAAAAGTTGGTAAAGACGGAGTCATCACCATTGAAGAATCACGTGGTATGGAAACAGAGCTTGAAGTTGTAGAAGGTATGCAGTTTGACCGTGGTTACCTTTCACAGTACATGGTGACAGATAGCGAAAAAATGGTGGCTGACCTTGAAAATCCATATATTTTAATTACTGATAAGAAGATTTCAAATATCCAAGAAATCTTGCCACTTCTAGAAAGCATTCTCCAAAGCAATCGTCCACTCTTGATTATTGCGGATGATGTGGATGGCGAAGCTCTTCCAACTCTTGTTTTGAATAAGATTCGTGGAACCTTCAACGTAGTAGCAGTTAAGGCACCTGGATTTGGCGATCGTCGCAAAGCTATGCTCGAAGACATTGCCATCTTGACAGGCGGAACAGTTATCACAGAAGACCTAGGTCTTGAGTTGAAAGATGCGACAATTGAAGCTCTTGGTCAAGCAGCGAGAGTAACTGTGGACAAAGATAGCACGGTTATCGTAGAAGGTGCTGGAAATCCTGAAGCGATTTCTCATCGTGTTGCTGTTATCAAGTCACAAATCGAAACTACAACATCTGAATTTGACCGTGAAAAATTGCAAGAACGCTTAGCAAAATTGTCAGGTGGTGTTGCAGTCATCAAGGTCGGAGCGGCAACTGAAACTGAGTTGAAAGAAATGAAACTCCGCATTGAAGATGCCCTCAACGCTACTCGTGCAGCTGTTGAAGAAGGTATCGTTGCAGGTGGTGGAACAGCTCTTGTCAATGTCATTCCAACCGTGGCTAATTTGGAATTGACAGGAGATGAAGCAACAGGTCGCAATATTGTTCTCCGTGCCTTGGAAGAACCAGTCCGTCAAATTGCCCACAATGCAGGATTCGAAGGTTCTATTGTTATCGATCGTTTGAAAAATGCTGAAGTTGGTACAGGCTTCAATGCAGCAACTGGCGAATGGGTTAACATGATTGATCAAGGAATCATCGATCCAGTTAAAGTAAGTCGTTCAGCCCTACAAAATGCAGCCTCTGTAGCTAGCTTGATTTTGACTACGGAAGCAGTTGTAGCCAATAAACCAGAACCAGTAGCCCCAGCTCCAGCAATGGATCCAAGCATGATGGGTGGGATGATGTAA
- a CDS encoding N-acetylmuramoyl-L-alanine amidase family protein — protein MDIDTSRLRTDLPIVGFEPFRQVHAHSTGNRNSTAQNEADYHYRKDPELGFFSHVVGNGRVMQVGPVNKGMWDVGGGWNAETYAAVELIESHSNKEEFMEDYRLYIELLRNLADEAGLPKTLDTDDLAGIKTHEYCTNNQPDNRSDHIDPYPYLAKWGVSREQFKRDIENGLGAETGWQKNDTGYWYVKEDGSYPKDKFEKVNGTWYYFDGSGYMLADRWKKHSDGNWYWFDQSGEMATGWKKIAEKWYYFDVEGAMKTGWVKYKDTWYYLDRQNGNMVSNAFVQSADKKGWYYIQPDGTMADKPEFTVEPEGLITTK, from the coding sequence ATGGATATTGATACAAGTAGACTACGTACGGACTTGCCGATTGTTGGGTTTGAGCCTTTCCGTCAGGTTCACGCCCACTCAACAGGTAACCGAAACTCAACCGCTCAGAACGAGGCGGACTACCACTACAGAAAGGACCCTGAACTTGGGTTCTTTTCTCATGTTGTTGGGAATGGTCGTGTCATGCAAGTAGGCCCTGTAAACAAGGGAATGTGGGACGTTGGGGGCGGTTGGAATGCTGAAACTTATGCAGCAGTTGAATTGATTGAAAGTCATTCAAATAAAGAAGAGTTCATGGAAGACTACCGCCTTTATATCGAATTGCTTCGAAACCTAGCAGATGAAGCAGGCTTGCCGAAGACTCTTGATACAGACGACTTGGCAGGTATCAAGACGCATGAATACTGTACAAATAACCAGCCGGATAACCGTAGCGACCACATTGACCCGTATCCTTATCTTGCGAAATGGGGCGTTAGCCGTGAACAATTTAAGCGAGATATTGAGAACGGGCTAGGAGCTGAAACAGGCTGGCAGAAAAACGATACTGGCTACTGGTACGTTAAAGAAGACGGATCTTATCCAAAAGATAAGTTTGAAAAAGTCAACGGCACTTGGTATTACTTCGACGGCTCAGGCTATATGCTTGCAGACCGCTGGAAGAAGCACTCAGACGGCAATTGGTACTGGTTTGATCAATCAGGCGAAATGGCCACAGGCTGGAAGAAAATCGCTGAGAAGTGGTACTATTTCGACGTAGAGGGTGCCATGAAGACTGGCTGGGTTAAGTACAAAGATACTTGGTACTATCTTGACCGTCAGAATGGCAACATGGTATCAAATGCTTTCGTACAGTCAGCCGATAAGAAAGGCTGGTACTACATCCAACCAGACGGAACAATGGCAGACAAGCCAGAGTTCACAGTAGAGCCAGAAGGCTTGATTACTACTAAATAA
- a CDS encoding single-stranded DNA-binding protein produces MIGRLTSTPELHKTNNDKSVARATIAVNRRYKDQNGEREADFVNMVLWGRLAETLASYATKGSLISVDGELRTRRFEKNGQMNYVNEVLVTGFQLLESRAQRAMRENNVGQDLADLVLEEEELPF; encoded by the coding sequence ATGATTGGGCGTTTGACGTCTACACCAGAATTGCATAAAACCAACAATGACAAGTCAGTAGCGCGCGCGACTATTGCAGTCAACCGTCGTTACAAAGACCAAAACGGGGAACGCGAAGCAGATTTTGTCAATATGGTCCTATGGGGCAGACTAGCAGAAACATTGGCCAGCTACGCAACTAAAGGTAGTCTCATTTCCGTTGATGGGGAATTGCGTACCCGTCGTTTTGAGAAAAATGGTCAAATGAACTACGTGAACGAAGTACTTGTTACAGGATTCCAACTCTTGGAAAGTCGTGCCCAACGTGCCATGCGTGAAAATAATGTAGGGCAGGATTTGGCAGATTTGGTTTTGGAAGAGGAAGAATTGCCATTTTAA